From one Anaerotruncus rubiinfantis genomic stretch:
- a CDS encoding DMT family transporter, which translates to MNKQFSADLLLLLYAVIMGVTSVVLKIATQELAVFNFIALRFLLAFLVSFIIFRKRCGGVFSKDARKHVLIVGVVTYLAHVTCTGGISMTPVSVAGFLTSLQTIAIPIIAFLFMHRRFERKTLLCITGAFISICLITIGNHMEYGTGMWICLASSALAGLQILLVERYLAMGDDPVALTVGPLAVMALCGILTALPISGIRLPSTASGWLCIVWTGIISTAFATYIQAYAQRYTSAVHTGIIFASIPVFTLIGGKLVFHEYFSSRAWIGTALLLFCIVVMECNAGRQADARMQVEKRV; encoded by the coding sequence ATGAACAAACAGTTCTCCGCGGATCTATTATTGCTGCTCTACGCGGTCATTATGGGGGTTACCAGTGTTGTTCTGAAAATTGCCACCCAAGAACTTGCCGTCTTCAATTTTATCGCCCTGCGCTTTCTGCTGGCTTTCCTTGTGTCCTTTATCATTTTTCGAAAAAGGTGCGGGGGCGTCTTTTCAAAAGATGCCAGAAAGCATGTCCTCATCGTGGGTGTTGTCACCTACCTCGCCCATGTGACCTGCACGGGCGGCATCTCGATGACCCCGGTCAGTGTCGCGGGCTTTCTGACAAGCTTGCAGACCATCGCGATTCCCATCATCGCCTTTCTTTTCATGCACCGCCGCTTTGAACGCAAGACGCTTCTCTGCATCACCGGCGCCTTTATCAGCATCTGCCTGATCACCATCGGCAATCATATGGAATATGGCACCGGCATGTGGATCTGTTTGGCAAGTTCCGCCCTGGCGGGACTTCAGATCCTGCTCGTCGAAAGATATCTTGCGATGGGGGATGATCCCGTCGCATTGACCGTCGGCCCCCTCGCCGTCATGGCCCTGTGTGGTATCCTAACCGCTCTGCCCATTTCCGGTATCCGCCTGCCAAGCACTGCCTCCGGCTGGCTTTGCATCGTGTGGACGGGCATTATAAGCACTGCCTTTGCGACCTACATCCAGGCCTATGCACAGCGCTATACCAGCGCTGTGCATACCGGCATCATTTTTGCCAGCATTCCCGTCTTTACCCTGATCGGCGGGAAGCTCGTGTTTCATGAGTACTTTTCCTCCCGCGCCTGGATCGGGACCGCACTGCTGCTCTTTTGTATTGTCGTCATGGAATGCAACGCCGGCAGGCAGGCCGACGCGCGGATGCAGGTGGAAAAACGCGTATGA
- a CDS encoding 6-phosphogluconolactonase: protein MEVYKISHEDMLKWCSIPQEELVNHPDSKVDLKIFENRRATMEMAGNMMADEVAKNNAEGKITKWILGSGPEDQFKTFIDRVNKERISLKNLYIFHMDYGIDWNSRVYPEGNNYNSPQGRMKVRFYGKIDPELNVPEEQRIWPMLQDLDYVDNKIEELGGVDTLWAGIGYKGLVAFCESPSNPYQRVTEEMYVNMKTKVVHISNEKIVEASQRVFGGCYDMIPHQAVTIGMKSMLTAKRAVCMIPTGEWKQTVLRVLMFSDATLEYPCTLLPKYIPEVVVLTDQFTATHPLSLDEVPLSVENQR from the coding sequence ATGGAAGTTTATAAAATTTCTCATGAAGATATGCTTAAATGGTGCTCTATCCCGCAGGAAGAGCTGGTAAACCACCCCGACAGCAAGGTGGATCTGAAAATCTTTGAAAACCGCAGGGCGACCATGGAAATGGCCGGCAACATGATGGCCGACGAAGTTGCTAAAAACAATGCGGAAGGCAAGATCACCAAGTGGATCCTCGGTTCCGGGCCGGAAGACCAGTTCAAAACCTTTATCGACAGAGTCAATAAAGAAAGGATCAGCCTCAAAAACCTCTACATATTCCACATGGACTACGGCATTGACTGGAACTCCCGGGTCTATCCGGAAGGCAATAACTACAACAGCCCGCAGGGACGGATGAAGGTCCGTTTCTACGGCAAGATCGATCCCGAGCTCAATGTGCCGGAAGAACAGCGCATCTGGCCCATGCTCCAGGATCTCGATTATGTGGATAACAAGATCGAAGAGCTGGGCGGTGTTGACACGCTGTGGGCGGGTATCGGCTACAAGGGCCTGGTCGCGTTCTGCGAATCCCCATCGAACCCTTATCAGCGTGTAACCGAGGAAATGTACGTCAACATGAAGACCAAGGTCGTCCACATCAGCAATGAAAAAATTGTTGAGGCCAGCCAGCGCGTTTTCGGCGGCTGCTACGACATGATCCCGCATCAGGCGGTCACCATCGGTATGAAATCGATGCTCACCGCAAAGCGCGCGGTCTGCATGATCCCAACCGGCGAGTGGAAACAGACGGTTCTCAGGGTCCTGATGTTCAGCGACGCAACGCTCGAGTATCCCTGCACGCTGCTGCCCAAGTACATCCCGGAAGTCGTGGTGCTTACCGATCAGTTTACCGCAACGCATCCGCTGAGCTTGGACGAAGTCCCTCTGTCCGTCGAAAACCAGAGATAA
- the dctP gene encoding TRAP transporter substrate-binding protein DctP — translation MTKRILTVALCLIMALSAVGCGQQQAAPSSSAAPTASTAPADTSARTAPADTSAPDAAAPSADARVLKWSANSPEGYPDYESAMRIKAYVEEKTNGEIILEVYPDNILGDWTVVFDEIMAGGIDFTATSVPDYYDPRIAACTLPYLTATYDEVATVFRKGGYYDKVLEECYEELNVKYFGVYADGYCGIGVQGALENANTSGTPKGKSIIRVPPNNSMLLAVENLGFNVSSIPYSDTYTSLQTGVVQGWCGGPVSQHYGQWLDVEDHYYDYDIWQESRHYIASMKTWESLTPEQQQIFTDIILQEAELSVKNAEENDAKYKKLYEEKEGYEMVYFTDEEKKAFAADCRAKVWPQLNELYGEEFLTELLADIEANT, via the coding sequence ATGACAAAACGTATCCTGACAGTCGCTCTTTGCCTTATTATGGCACTGTCTGCCGTGGGCTGCGGCCAGCAGCAGGCGGCGCCGTCCAGCAGCGCGGCCCCCACAGCCAGCACGGCGCCGGCTGACACGTCCGCTCGCACGGCGCCGGCTGACACGTCCGCTCCCGATGCGGCAGCTCCCAGCGCGGATGCCCGCGTACTGAAATGGTCCGCGAACTCCCCTGAAGGCTATCCCGACTATGAATCCGCAATGCGCATCAAGGCCTATGTCGAAGAAAAAACCAACGGCGAGATCATCCTCGAGGTTTATCCGGACAACATCCTCGGTGACTGGACCGTTGTTTTCGACGAAATTATGGCGGGCGGCATTGACTTCACCGCGACTTCCGTTCCCGACTACTACGATCCTCGTATCGCAGCCTGCACCCTGCCGTACCTGACCGCCACCTATGATGAGGTCGCGACTGTGTTCCGTAAGGGCGGTTACTACGACAAAGTTCTGGAAGAGTGCTATGAAGAACTGAATGTCAAGTACTTCGGCGTTTATGCCGACGGCTACTGCGGCATCGGCGTGCAGGGCGCGCTCGAAAACGCGAACACCTCCGGCACTCCGAAGGGCAAATCCATCATCCGCGTACCACCCAACAACTCGATGCTTCTCGCGGTTGAGAATCTGGGCTTCAACGTGTCCTCCATCCCGTATTCCGACACCTACACCTCCCTGCAGACCGGTGTTGTCCAGGGTTGGTGCGGCGGCCCGGTTTCCCAGCACTACGGACAGTGGCTCGATGTCGAAGACCACTATTATGACTATGACATCTGGCAGGAATCCCGCCACTACATCGCAAGCATGAAAACCTGGGAATCGCTGACTCCGGAACAGCAGCAGATCTTCACCGACATCATTCTCCAGGAAGCGGAGCTCTCGGTCAAGAATGCAGAAGAAAACGATGCGAAGTACAAAAAACTGTACGAGGAAAAAGAAGGCTATGAAATGGTCTACTTCACCGATGAGGAGAAGAAAGCATTTGCAGCCGACTGCCGCGCCAAGGTATGGCCGCAGCTCAATGAACTGTACGGCGAGGAATTCCTCACCGAACTGCTTGCTGATATCGAGGCAAACACCTGA
- a CDS encoding L-ribulose-5-phosphate 4-epimerase: protein MLEELKKQVFEANLLLPKHGLVTFTWGNASAVDRESGIFVIKPSGVPYDRMKAEDMVCISLETGARVEGERKPSSDAPTHLALYRAFENVGGIVHTHSRWATVFAQAQREIPALGTTHADYFHGGIPVTRCMKGSEIEGEYEYNTGKLIAEVFAERPAEECPAVLVAGHGPFAWGSDAGNAVHNAVVLEEVAMMAWHTLCMNADVQFDERLMDRHFYRKHGANAYYGQ from the coding sequence ATGTTGGAAGAACTCAAAAAGCAGGTTTTTGAGGCAAATCTCCTACTGCCAAAGCACGGTCTCGTTACCTTTACATGGGGCAATGCCAGCGCTGTGGACAGGGAGAGCGGAATCTTCGTCATAAAGCCCAGCGGCGTACCCTATGACAGGATGAAGGCGGAGGATATGGTCTGCATCAGTCTCGAAACCGGAGCGCGCGTGGAGGGCGAAAGGAAGCCCTCCTCCGATGCGCCGACGCATCTGGCGCTGTATCGCGCGTTTGAAAACGTTGGTGGGATTGTACATACGCACAGCCGTTGGGCGACAGTCTTTGCTCAGGCGCAGCGTGAGATTCCAGCTCTTGGTACGACCCATGCGGATTATTTCCACGGCGGTATCCCGGTGACCCGGTGCATGAAAGGCAGCGAAATCGAAGGGGAATATGAGTACAACACTGGAAAACTCATTGCAGAGGTCTTTGCTGAGCGTCCCGCGGAGGAGTGCCCCGCTGTTTTGGTTGCTGGACACGGCCCTTTCGCTTGGGGGAGTGACGCAGGCAATGCGGTTCATAATGCGGTGGTCCTGGAAGAAGTGGCGATGATGGCCTGGCATACGCTGTGTATGAACGCGGATGTTCAATTTGATGAGAGGCTGATGGACAGGCATTTTTATCGAAAACACGGTGCAAACGCTTATTATGGCCAGTGA
- a CDS encoding GntR family transcriptional regulator: MIVPPHLPKETRKEYALRAIRENIIKWELKPGSLVSEQKLADELGLSRIPVREALTELSKSRIVEIYPQRGSRIAPIDYDLIQEAEFIRRVMDCAIVEMSCEIATQENFDWLEEHLNLQTYYWKNSSPERLSELDFEYHKYYYEICNKMQCHAMVQNMNIHFDRVRHISILIQKDLKLVDDHRKIFEAVRARDPVLAHQLVCKHLTRYQVEKEAIEEAFLQYFK; the protein is encoded by the coding sequence ATGATCGTACCTCCGCATCTGCCGAAAGAAACCAGAAAAGAATATGCCTTGCGTGCGATCCGGGAAAATATCATCAAATGGGAACTGAAACCCGGAAGCCTGGTAAGCGAACAGAAGCTCGCGGACGAGCTGGGGTTGTCCCGCATCCCGGTGCGGGAGGCCTTGACCGAGCTCTCCAAGTCCCGAATTGTGGAAATCTATCCCCAACGGGGCAGCCGGATCGCACCTATTGATTACGACCTCATCCAAGAGGCGGAATTTATCCGCCGGGTGATGGATTGTGCCATCGTGGAGATGTCCTGCGAAATCGCAACCCAGGAGAATTTTGATTGGTTGGAGGAGCATCTGAACCTGCAGACCTACTACTGGAAAAATTCTTCCCCGGAAAGACTCTCCGAGTTGGATTTCGAGTATCATAAGTATTATTATGAGATTTGCAACAAGATGCAGTGCCATGCCATGGTGCAAAACATGAATATCCATTTCGACCGGGTTCGGCATATCAGCATCTTGATACAGAAGGATCTCAAGCTGGTGGACGACCACCGTAAAATCTTTGAAGCGGTCAGGGCACGGGACCCCGTTCTTGCTCATCAGCTGGTCTGTAAGCATCTGACACGTTATCAAGTGGAAAAAGAGGCTATTGAGGAAGCCTTTTTGCAGTATTTTAAATGA
- a CDS encoding TRAP transporter small permease, producing MKTLKKINDMFIRVSEYIAFILSAVICALIIWWAAKRYLFNGDFRGAEELILAIAFWMYFIGAYIATHEDSHISADLFTSMLKTQKAKNIAKLVRLVISLFAFVLLTWLAYDFVTFDIVRHKISVIFRFPVVYIHIVLLISFGMSCLYTVAHIVKTVIALREGSPAPEDNRAEPGQIAEENE from the coding sequence ATGAAAACTCTGAAAAAAATAAATGATATGTTTATCAGGGTAAGCGAATATATTGCGTTTATACTCAGCGCTGTAATTTGCGCCCTGATCATTTGGTGGGCCGCTAAGAGATATCTCTTCAATGGTGACTTCAGAGGGGCGGAGGAGCTCATCCTTGCGATCGCCTTCTGGATGTATTTTATTGGCGCCTATATTGCCACCCATGAGGACTCGCATATAAGCGCGGATCTTTTTACAAGTATGCTCAAGACACAGAAAGCCAAGAACATCGCGAAGCTTGTCAGGCTCGTGATCTCGCTTTTTGCTTTTGTCCTCCTCACCTGGCTTGCTTATGACTTTGTGACTTTTGACATCGTGCGCCACAAGATATCGGTCATTTTCCGTTTCCCTGTGGTATATATCCATATCGTTCTGCTTATTTCCTTTGGCATGTCCTGCCTTTATACGGTTGCGCATATCGTGAAAACGGTCATTGCCTTACGTGAAGGCAGCCCGGCCCCGGAAGACAACCGCGCAGAGCCAGGGCAGATCGCTGAAGAAAATGAATAA
- a CDS encoding TRAP transporter large permease — protein sequence MSSVLIIAIVLLFALLIIGVPVALSFFLTAMLIAVGNDASLSLLMSFSYKNTSSIVLLTIPLFIMAGSIMAYGGIGKQIINAASRLVGKLKGGLAVVGIIACSIFAAISGSACATLSAIGGIIGPMLREKKYPMGLVAAMLASAGVIGILIPPSGIMILYGWSSSTSVLACFLAGAVPGIILAILLSLVTLFMLRKDPNIETLTGEELKKVHAEQKRIRKESGQPGPFWALLMPFIILGCIYGGITTTTEAAAIATAYAIPIGFIVYKKLTWNAMKDSFIEAAKSTGTIMLLTITVQMLSRMFIDVNLPKIILNAFYSVTDNRWGILAMINLFLIVLGMLMDDTSGTLLATPILVPIIRELGFSPVHFAAILAVNLGMGNITPPVAPLLYFSSRIIDAPLKEMLKPTLMYFLFAWLPTLILVTFVPAVSTWLPQLCGYAI from the coding sequence ATGAGTTCTGTATTAATCATAGCAATTGTATTGCTGTTTGCCCTGCTGATAATCGGCGTTCCGGTCGCGCTGTCCTTCTTTCTGACCGCCATGCTGATTGCCGTAGGAAACGATGCGAGCCTGTCGCTGCTCATGTCCTTCAGTTATAAAAACACCAGCTCGATCGTCCTGCTGACTATTCCGCTGTTCATTATGGCTGGTTCCATCATGGCCTACGGCGGCATCGGCAAACAGATTATCAACGCGGCCAGCAGGCTTGTCGGAAAGCTGAAGGGCGGCCTTGCGGTTGTCGGCATTATCGCGTGTTCGATCTTTGCGGCGATCTCCGGCAGTGCCTGCGCGACCCTTTCCGCGATCGGCGGCATCATCGGTCCGATGCTCCGCGAGAAGAAATATCCGATGGGTCTTGTGGCGGCTATGCTGGCAAGCGCGGGCGTCATCGGTATCCTGATCCCGCCGAGCGGGATTATGATCCTTTACGGATGGTCAAGCTCCACATCGGTTTTGGCGTGCTTCCTGGCCGGAGCCGTTCCTGGGATCATTCTGGCAATCCTGCTTTCTCTGGTTACGCTGTTTATGCTTCGCAAGGACCCCAATATTGAGACACTCACCGGCGAAGAGCTGAAGAAGGTTCACGCTGAGCAAAAGCGCATCCGCAAGGAAAGCGGGCAGCCGGGTCCTTTCTGGGCGCTGCTGATGCCGTTTATCATCCTCGGCTGCATATACGGCGGCATCACGACCACCACCGAAGCCGCGGCCATTGCCACCGCGTATGCGATCCCCATCGGCTTCATCGTCTATAAGAAGCTCACCTGGAACGCCATGAAGGACAGCTTCATTGAAGCCGCCAAATCGACCGGTACGATCATGCTTCTGACCATCACAGTGCAGATGCTCAGCCGGATGTTCATCGACGTGAACCTGCCTAAAATTATCCTGAACGCATTCTATTCCGTCACCGACAACCGTTGGGGCATTCTAGCTATGATAAACCTGTTTTTGATTGTTCTGGGCATGCTGATGGACGACACCAGCGGCACGCTGCTGGCAACCCCGATCCTGGTCCCCATCATCAGGGAACTTGGGTTCAGCCCCGTCCATTTTGCCGCCATCCTGGCAGTCAACCTGGGCATGGGCAACATCACTCCTCCTGTGGCGCCGCTGCTTTACTTCTCCTCCCGCATCATTGACGCTCCGCTGAAGGAGATGCTCAAGCCCACCTTGATGTATTTCCTGTTTGCATGGCTTCCCACTTTGATCCTGGTCACCTTTGTGCCGGCCGTATCCACCTGGCTGCCTCAGCTGTGCGGCTATGCGATTTGA
- a CDS encoding L-ribulose-5-phosphate 3-epimerase, whose amino-acid sequence MGLYEKAMPDRIALWEKFSLAKELGFDYVEISVDETDERIARLYMTDKEQDTLLDRITSAGLRPQSLCLSAHRRFPFGSADETVRQRAYDIMERAIRFAHRLGIRVIQLAGYDVYYEPSTPESLAAFLQGLRDACAMAARYQVMLAMEIMDTKLMSSIGRYMEYKKQLPSPWFTVYPDVGNLSAWQENDVFYELSLGKHEMVAIHIKETQKESEKGPGCFKRVPFGTGCVNFQGIFAYLEGLGYSGPYTMEMWHREGGDAKMQIKEAKAFIERQFYGAVRNP is encoded by the coding sequence TTGGGGCTTTATGAAAAGGCGATGCCGGACAGGATCGCGCTCTGGGAAAAATTTTCCTTGGCAAAGGAATTGGGATTTGATTATGTTGAAATATCGGTCGATGAAACGGATGAACGAATCGCAAGGCTTTATATGACCGATAAAGAACAGGACACGCTTTTGGACAGGATAACCTCCGCCGGTCTGCGCCCGCAGTCCCTATGCCTCAGTGCCCATCGGCGCTTTCCTTTCGGCAGCGCCGATGAAACGGTCCGTCAAAGGGCTTATGATATCATGGAACGCGCCATCCGCTTCGCTCACAGGCTAGGCATCCGCGTCATTCAGCTGGCGGGCTACGATGTGTATTATGAGCCTTCCACCCCGGAAAGCCTGGCAGCTTTTCTCCAGGGGCTCAGAGATGCCTGTGCCATGGCCGCAAGGTATCAGGTCATGCTCGCCATGGAGATCATGGACACCAAGCTCATGAGCAGTATCGGCCGCTATATGGAGTACAAAAAGCAACTCCCCTCCCCTTGGTTTACGGTTTATCCCGATGTGGGCAACCTCTCGGCGTGGCAGGAAAACGATGTGTTTTATGAGCTCAGTCTCGGGAAACACGAAATGGTCGCCATACACATCAAAGAAACGCAAAAAGAAAGTGAAAAAGGACCCGGCTGCTTCAAGCGCGTTCCCTTTGGCACAGGCTGTGTAAATTTTCAGGGAATTTTCGCTTATCTGGAAGGTTTGGGGTACAGTGGACCCTATACCATGGAGATGTGGCACAGGGAGGGCGGCGATGCAAAAATGCAGATAAAAGAAGCCAAAGCTTTCATTGAAAGGCAGTTTTACGGCGCCGTGCGGAATCCATGA
- a CDS encoding PfkB family carbohydrate kinase → MNKNGAIVLNNIGGGINIWVDHLPSVGESVMGYGFEVGEDLAKGGNVAVAIQRLGIPTAIIGKLGCDEAGDRDANWLRESGVNCECLIQSPEAKTGQGLGINERETGRNLIVTGESSSKWLTREEVDSALEKLSPAAFFITGFEIKEELVLPAAKKAKELGMKVVLNPSPLPRLTMGELPYVDYFVVNDIEAKKLLGMPEEGPLDAKQACLDLQKKYKSPNIIITLGGDGYAGLAEDHFFCGEQIPVSPIIDTSGAGDGFLSAMVANLYWGKNLEDACRWANKYAARVVLVDGTLKGYSTVAELEAFYKQRGESLD, encoded by the coding sequence ATGAATAAAAACGGCGCAATCGTTCTGAACAATATTGGCGGCGGGATCAACATCTGGGTCGACCACCTTCCCTCGGTGGGCGAGTCGGTCATGGGATACGGGTTCGAAGTGGGCGAAGACCTGGCGAAAGGCGGCAACGTTGCGGTTGCCATCCAGCGGCTGGGCATCCCGACCGCTATCATCGGCAAGCTCGGTTGTGACGAAGCGGGCGACCGCGATGCCAACTGGCTGCGCGAAAGCGGCGTCAACTGCGAATGCCTGATCCAGTCCCCCGAGGCAAAGACCGGTCAGGGGCTGGGGATCAACGAGCGCGAAACCGGGCGCAACCTCATTGTCACCGGCGAGAGCAGCAGCAAATGGCTGACCAGGGAAGAGGTTGACAGCGCCTTGGAGAAACTTTCTCCCGCCGCATTCTTTATAACCGGTTTTGAAATCAAGGAAGAACTTGTTCTGCCTGCGGCAAAAAAGGCAAAGGAACTGGGGATGAAGGTCGTCCTCAACCCCAGCCCCCTGCCCCGGCTTACCATGGGGGAACTGCCTTACGTCGACTACTTCGTGGTAAACGATATTGAAGCCAAGAAACTTCTAGGAATGCCTGAAGAGGGGCCTCTCGACGCAAAACAGGCCTGCCTTGACCTGCAAAAGAAGTACAAGTCCCCCAATATTATCATCACCCTCGGCGGCGACGGCTATGCCGGCCTGGCGGAGGATCACTTCTTCTGCGGCGAACAGATCCCCGTTTCGCCCATCATCGACACCAGCGGCGCCGGCGATGGATTCCTCTCTGCAATGGTTGCAAATCTTTATTGGGGTAAAAATCTTGAGGACGCCTGCAGATGGGCGAACAAATACGCGGCACGGGTTGTCCTGGTGGATGGTACGCTGAAGGGCTACTCCACCGTGGCGGAACTCGAAGCGTTCTACAAACAGCGCGGCGAAAGCCTTGACTAG
- a CDS encoding aldose epimerase family protein, whose translation MSVTVKTFGHTADGRAVRQFIINAAEKRMVSLIELGGCIQGLWVADKGGNLRDVVLGYDTVTEYEENSTFFGAVLGRLISRMPDCTLHFEGRDYPLDHIDGMHMHGGVKGFSRVKWDGAVIDDNQVQFTYISPDGEEGYPGEVIAKVLYTLDEDGLTIDYDMTADRRTVINPSNHSYFNLNGHDSGNIRSHTLRCPVTGSFNQLTEERAPLFEGTDLNEERVLGDIFDLHAPSMEEMGGGIDHKFILSDLSARIKDAGTLYSPASGIEMRCLTTMPCIMIYTGNMIDNLRGKCGFHYQKQAGICFETMLFSSLHDLYGSVAIIEPGKHHRSRTQFLFSTR comes from the coding sequence ATGTCTGTTACGGTAAAAACCTTTGGCCATACTGCTGACGGCAGAGCGGTCCGGCAGTTTATTATCAACGCTGCTGAAAAGCGTATGGTTTCCTTAATTGAACTTGGGGGATGCATCCAGGGGTTGTGGGTTGCCGACAAGGGCGGGAACCTCAGGGATGTTGTGCTGGGTTACGACACGGTGACGGAGTACGAGGAGAACTCCACCTTTTTTGGCGCGGTTCTCGGACGCCTGATCAGCCGGATGCCCGACTGCACCCTTCACTTTGAAGGCAGGGACTATCCGCTGGATCATATCGACGGTATGCACATGCATGGCGGCGTGAAGGGCTTTTCCCGCGTCAAGTGGGACGGTGCTGTCATTGACGATAACCAGGTACAGTTTACTTATATCAGTCCCGATGGGGAGGAGGGCTATCCTGGTGAGGTCATCGCAAAGGTCTTATACACCCTCGACGAGGACGGCCTCACCATCGATTACGACATGACCGCCGACCGGCGCACCGTGATCAACCCATCTAACCACAGTTATTTCAATCTCAATGGTCACGACAGTGGCAATATCCGCAGCCACACGCTTCGCTGTCCGGTGACGGGTTCCTTTAACCAGCTCACTGAGGAACGCGCCCCGCTTTTTGAAGGGACCGATCTCAACGAAGAGCGTGTGCTGGGCGATATTTTCGACCTGCACGCCCCGTCCATGGAGGAGATGGGCGGCGGCATCGACCACAAATTTATCCTTTCTGACCTGTCTGCAAGAATCAAAGACGCCGGTACCCTTTACAGCCCCGCATCAGGCATCGAAATGCGATGCCTGACCACCATGCCGTGCATCATGATTTATACGGGCAACATGATAGACAACCTTCGTGGAAAATGCGGTTTCCACTATCAGAAACAGGCCGGCATCTGCTTTGAAACCATGCTTTTCAGCTCGCTGCACGACCTGTATGGCAGCGTTGCCATCATCGAGCCGGGCAAACATCACAGGAGCAGGACGCAGTTCCTGTTCTCCACAAGATAA
- a CDS encoding 6-phosphogluconolactonase — translation MKEYVIEKEELFKWCSIPVDQLENHPDSKVKLTIKDTRQEAMRLAGNMMADEVIKNNAAGKPTSWVLPSGPADQFDTFIDRVNKERISLKNLTIFHMDYVLDYNSRVYPLGNYYESAHGRMLYRFYNKIDPELNVPESQRIWPRIEDLDEMDRMIEAIGGVDTVWAGVGYKGLVAFCESPHDSYQRITLEDYENMKTRIVELNYDTTIATSQRSFGGCYDRAPFQAVTIGFKSMLSAKRCVAMICTGEWKQTVLRVLMFSEPTLEYPVTLFPKHVPEVIILADRFTATHPMSKGEIVLSAENTEKH, via the coding sequence ATGAAAGAGTACGTCATTGAGAAAGAGGAGCTTTTCAAATGGTGTTCCATCCCGGTCGATCAGCTTGAAAATCATCCGGATAGCAAAGTCAAGCTTACGATTAAGGATACAAGACAGGAGGCCATGCGCCTGGCCGGCAATATGATGGCCGACGAAGTCATCAAAAATAACGCAGCCGGCAAACCCACCAGCTGGGTCCTGCCATCCGGCCCTGCGGATCAGTTTGATACCTTTATTGACCGGGTCAACAAGGAAAGAATCAGCCTCAAGAACCTCACGATTTTCCACATGGACTACGTCCTTGACTATAACTCCCGGGTTTACCCGCTGGGTAATTACTACGAAAGCGCGCACGGCAGGATGCTCTATCGTTTCTACAATAAAATTGATCCTGAACTGAATGTTCCCGAGAGCCAAAGGATCTGGCCCCGCATCGAGGATCTGGACGAGATGGACCGGATGATCGAAGCCATCGGCGGCGTTGACACCGTCTGGGCGGGCGTTGGTTACAAAGGCCTGGTGGCGTTCTGCGAATCCCCGCACGATTCCTACCAGCGCATCACGCTGGAGGACTATGAAAACATGAAAACCAGGATCGTTGAGCTCAACTACGACACCACTATCGCAACCAGCCAGCGCAGCTTCGGCGGCTGTTATGACCGGGCTCCGTTCCAGGCGGTCACCATTGGATTTAAGTCGATGCTCTCCGCGAAGCGCTGCGTCGCGATGATCTGCACCGGCGAGTGGAAACAGACGGTTCTCAGGGTCCTGATGTTCAGCGAGCCCACCTTAGAGTATCCCGTAACCCTGTTCCCGAAGCATGTTCCCGAGGTCATCATTCTGGCCGACCGCTTCACCGCGACGCACCCCATGTCCAAGGGCGAAATCGTCCTCTCCGCGGAGAACACTGAGAAGCACTGA